Within the Miscanthus floridulus cultivar M001 chromosome 17, ASM1932011v1, whole genome shotgun sequence genome, the region GAACTTGGCATCCCACTGCAACTTCTCTCACCATGATAACAAACAATTCAGTGTACTTATCTTTACAGTCCATTTGTCTTAATGATTATGTTCCAAAAAATATACTAGTAGTGCAAATGCAACTGCCAAGCCAAATTATTGGAGGCTGCAGCTTCGGTTCTTCTCAAATTGGTTGGCCAAATCGTTGCCATCTAGAGGAGCAGTATAAGTGACAAGTTCTAGAACAAATTTGATAGGTTGTCTAGCTTGCAagtgacaagttcaagaacaagtaatTTTTGTAACTCCTTGTATTTCAACCTGTTTTGGTTATGTACCTAGCTTCTATGTGTCCTGTACCTATGCATCTGTGTGTCCTGTACCTCAAAGACTAACTGTGTTTTCTTTGCAGGCGTTTGATGAAGCTATCTCTGAATTGCGGCAAGAGGATCAAGACGCTCATGGTGGCTATTTCCGTTAGTTACGAAAGATTTAGTTATCTGAGCAAATCATATGAGTTATGTGTTGTACAACACAACATCTTAGTTTTGTAGCTACTTGAGTGTAGCTTGGTTATTGCCTTAGTATTTTCTGTGGAAATTTGTACAAAAACAAATGTTGATGGTTTCAATGAAAATGATGAGCAATGTTTTGTCAATTGTGAGCTTTGTTCCAGTTTATGTGTTTCATGACTGTGTCTTAATGTGTGACAAGGTTAATGTTGATTGTATCATTAATGCTGTGATGATTTGGCACTAATTTGTGATGTTCTTTTTCGTCACTATGGTTTGGATCTGGGCTTGGATATGGGCTCTGGTTATAGGAGACGGACAACTAATTCATGACGGACACAAATGCTAATCTGTGACGGTTCAATTCGGTCCAACAAATGTATGACGCGGGATACATGACGTTTTTCGCGATCGTCATCGTGAGTTGACTGTGACGTATTTTCGCTTGTTTGTGACCAAAGTAAACCGTCATGTATAAGGATATTTTTTTTAGTGCTAGCCAATATTTTTCGACTCGAGCataaagctagctagctagcatgtACCCCGAGTAAAATACATCTACGACTATACTTTTATTCTGAGATAAAGTAGTCAATTATTATCAAACTATATACTTGCAACTTAGAAATAAAATTCGTTTCTGGTTATCTTCAGGTCTAATTCTATGCAGGCTACCTCTGTCTCCCGTCCTCTTTCCTTTTGTCATGGCCGGCTAGCAAATTATAATGCCCATCCCAGTTTTTTCATTACAGCATGCATGACGCATATAGCATGAATAGCATATGAAGACGATGCTGTGTTTATTACTCCTTTTCCTGCATGACTGTCAGCTGGTGCTGCGTATGCCTGTCCGTTCTTAAAGCCAACTAGCAGCACTTGTATCAGAATATGAAATATTGTGGAGCGTGGCATAATTTATTTTGAAGGGTCGGCAATAGCTTTGCTGAAATATATTAGTAGGAGTAAGAAAAAAAGTATACATACAAATTACAAGCCTTCAGCCAAGGAAAAAAACTGAAGAGGCAATAACCGGAAACCACAGGAGAGAAGAAAACCCAAAACACCGAGAACAAACACAAAGGAAGACCCTGCTACTTTAACACCTGAGCATTGGTTAACATAAAGTGTAGGCAAGACTAAAAACACAGCTACCATCAATTATTGACGGCAGCAAGCTCACGCTCCTCAAGCTCTCCTCTAAACAAACTTCAGTACCACAAATTAACGTGAAGACATTGTGTAAATCGTTTCCAACGCCAATCTTCTTTCCCAGATTTTTCATATTTAAGGGGTTTTAAGTCTCATGATGAATGTTTGTTCCCCCAAGAGAGAAATCGTTATTATTCCAAGTCCAGTCATCGGAATCACTGTCTGTCGCCTCGCACACAACATATTACTTTGCTGCATGAATGGCTTCGAGTGTCATTTCAACTTGTCTCATTGTCGGTCATTCCTCAGCGTTAGACTTCACACATATTACTGCCAATAGAGCGACATCAGCGACGAAGCCAGGGctggcttcctcttcttcttcctccagcccctccttgccttcttcttcctcctcatggcggtagcccgggctccatgtaaatcatggccgtagggggggctggagcacgggtagcccccccccccccccccccccccccccccccgctggcTTCGTCGCTGAGCGACATCAACAACCCTCTCGAGTGACTTGCGGATCTATTATATGAACTAAGTTGCTTTCAGAGACGAGAGTCACAAAATGCTTTACAAGACCATAACCTTGAGCTGATCTATAGGAAACAGGCTTTTTTCTTGTAAACAACTCTATAAGAATCACACCGAAACTGTAGACATCACTCTTTTTCAGTAAGATGACCTGTGCTAAAATACATAGGGTCCAAGTATCCAAATGTTCCTTGCACAACGGTATCCACCCCTGTTTGTTCAATTGGAATGTGTCTAGAAGCTCCAAAGTCTGACAATTTCACAATTAAGTTGTCATCAAGAAGTATATTAGGAGATTTGATATCCCTATGAATTATTGGCATTGAAACCAGTGAGTGGAGATATGCTAGTGCCCTAGCAGTTTCAACGGCAATCCTCAATCTATCTCTCCATGTCAGTGATGCTTGATATTCCACATGAAGATGATAATAGAGGGTCCCATTAGTAATGAACTCATAAACAAGTAGTGGAACTTCTGTCTCAAGACAACATCCAAGTAGTTTCACTATATTTCTATGGTTTATTTGAGAAAGGATAGCAACCTCGCATTTATGAATGCATCAATTTCTCTTTGTACCACAATCTTCGACTTCTTAATCACCACAACATGTAGACTTGATAGAATTCCCTTGTACACTATGCCATGCCCTCCTCCACCAAGCACACGAGCACTATCGAAGTTGTTAGTAGCTTTTTCTAGCTCTTTCAAAGGAATAATCATTCTTTCGGCTATATCAGACCTTTGACATACCAATTGTTGTAGTAACTGCCCACGATTTTGCTTGAAGAATCTCTgtcttatttttctctttctttgttTGTTTATTGATTTTACGCAATACAAACATGATCCCTATGACTAGAATGAGAAGTAATGCAGCACTTTCAACTCCTATGCCGATACTTAGGCCTGAGAATATGTAGACAAAAAGAAGTGTCAACTTTAGAAGCATGGAAAGAAAGCACAGCAAAAGATCTTAGTTATATGTATTACAATTTTATGCCTTTGGATCTCATAGAGTGACTTCGGTTGACTTGTGTGGGTTGCGTCAACCCAAGCTTTACAAACAAATTGTGAGTGGCTTAACTTTCCATGTACTTTATAACCAATTTTTTCCTTGGTTTTTTATATGATATTATAGTTCTTTCAAGTTGCTACTAGGTTTTGGAATACAATATAATGTAATATTTGTCCATATTTTGACTTATTGGGTATGTTCATTATGTTTCTTAAAAGGGGCACAAGACTATGCCATTTCCATTAGTACAGAAGGGTGTTGCACGAAAATCaataaaaaggaaaaacaatATACCAAGGGATTACACTCTTGCTACTCCCTTAGTTCACAAGTGTAAAGACTTCTGACCTAATACACATTTATAGGTAGGGTTTAATAATGTTGTTTATGACATTATTTACTTCAGGGTTGAATTGCATCACTATGATTTAGGCACATGATTGAGTGATACATGCTTACTTTTCCATCCCTACACAAGTAGTCTTAAAATCCCCATAGTTCTTTACATTTGGGGATGGGGGAATACCAAATAGGCCAACTTCTTTGAACATGCTAAAAACCAAGCTCTTAACTTCTTTCATTGGAAGGTCTTTGCATTACGctcgtttttttttttaaaatctaATATCTATGAGGGCGCCAAAACTCCAAGGTTGTGGTTTATTACTTCAAGGTGGAGTCATGCgagttactccctccgttccaaattataagacgttttggctttacTAGAcatattgcttttactatgtatctagacatagtgtatatctaagtgcgtaGCAAAAGAtacatatctagaaaagccaaaacgtcttataatttggaatagagggcaTACTTGCAAAGGGCAAGTAATTATGAAAAGTATCTGGATTAATAGAGGATACCGAGTGATGGGAAATATTAAGCGTAGTGCAACCATGGGGAGATTTGGTAAATATCCTAATCTGAAGAAGGAAGTCGTCTTGTCAACGGCAGGTACAAAATCTAACGGTTGTAGAGGCGAAACTGCAAGCTATTGGAAGAAGGAATACATGGTAGGACCAACCATGTAGTACCAGCAAGTAGGTGGAGCTCAGGAGGCAGTACAAACCTATGGCCTGGAGGGCCATAGGAGAAGGTGGTGTGGTTAACCAAACTACACAACAAAGGATTTCTCATGTGGAAGGTTCATGCATTCCATCCCAGACTCTGACACGCACATTTTGGTGACGTGCATGAGCCCCTATGGTGGATGTACTCTCAAAGTGGGAGTATAAATAAAAAAGGAACGGGGAGCGAATTTTCACAGGAGCAAGGTAACTTCAAAGGATTAGAATCAAGGTGGAGATTGTTGTATAGTGACTCAAATGGTCTACTTGTAATATGATTCAATATAGGTGTGCTATTAGGACTTCTAGTTCTATGAGGATTTGAGTATAGAATTCTACTAGGAGTAGTACTCCTGCTACTTGCATGCATGGGGGTCTTGCAGGGAACTATATAAACAAGCTAGGGGGTAGAGGCTATATAGGCATCAACCAAGCTAAcacaagggcctcatccaaggcttgTAAGGAGCAATTAGGAATGCTCAAGAGGATTAGACTAGAAGTTCTATTGCACTATATTCTTGTAAAGAGCAAGAATCATAGGGTCCTAGAGGGTCAAGCAAGGTTGTGAGAGCGATAATCACTTGTACTATTTTGGAGTTATGCTTATAGAATTGTGGTCGGCTTCGCTAAAATTCTAATCGATTGTCATGATTGCTTTAACGTTGTCAATCTAGGGTTTCCACGTTATTCGACTACATCACTCTTAATAAGGTGCAAGCATGCATGTGTCATACTCACAATATTCTTTCAAAGATCTAAGAGTTGTTGTGCATAACTAGGTGTACCAGATTCTAGCAATGTTGTTTTGCATAAGAGATTTGAGCATAAATTCATTGGATATAGAGAGAGCAAGTAATTAGCTAGGATTACCTGTATGTGATTTTACACAACCATGTGGTCCCATGTGGTATGGTTGGATCACCACTGGTTCCACGTGGGCATGTACATGTGTACGTGCCGGGCAAATTAATACAACGACCATAGCACTTATCCTGAAGTACACATTGATCGATATCTAGTAAGAATAAAGTAGATAtattacaatatatatatatatatatatatatatatatatatatatatatatatatatatatatatatatatatatatatatatatatatatatataagaagaaTGCTCTCCAAGAATTTCGATACTACTTCATGCTCCCATATATATATCAATCACAAGAAGACGACGTGCTTACGCGCGTACTGTATTAGATACAGTAAGTATTACCTTGGCATCCATGGTGAATTGGTAGAGGTTCCCTTGGTAGCCTTGCCAGCATTTGCAGGTGTAGCCGCTGGCGTGGTCACAGTTTGGACGGACAACACGTGTGCAGGAGCTGAAACTGCTGTGGCACCCAACGTCTTGATGAGGGTACGTCGCGTTGCCGTCGCGCGTCTGATCGCTTGGCTCTTGCAGCGCGGCGTCGGATCCGACGACCGTCCATGCAAGCACCACAGGAATCCTCCTCGTCTTCTCGGCCTCACGCAAGGCCATGGATAACGTGACGTTTAGGTGATGGAACCAGGCCGGCTTCCTGCGCGATGAGCACCGAGTAGTTGGAGTTGCCGGTACCCTCCTTCACACTCACGTCGTAAGAGTCGCAGCCCACGCCCAGAGGGATGGGTGCCTTGCAGCAGCCGATGCCAAAGCACCTTTCGCAATAATGCTGGCCAGCACCGCGGTTGCtgatggccgacgacgagcggcACAGCAAGGCCTGCTCCTCGTCCACGGTGACTCCGTAGTTGCAGACCGAACCACAGCTGCTGATGGCTCGAGTGCCCCGGCCTGCCCTCGCCCCCGGGCAACATAAGCTCGGCAAGGAAGTCGCAGCCCGAGAGGAGGAGCACGTTTTGCGATTCCGACAGGACGCGACGTAGGGCCCTCCCGGCAGCCCCCACGGTCCAACGCCCCATGAGCCCCAGGCTCCGTAAGTTAGCATTAGTATTGGCGCCGCCGGCATGTCTGTGTGTATGTCTGGGCCCAGGACGCGCACGGTGGAGTTGTCAGTTACCTGCAGGAGGGTGCCGTTGCCGAGGAGCAGCCGCGGCGGCGTGTGGTTGGTGTCGCAGGTGAGGTCGCGTCGAACCCCCGGCAGGTGGCACCCGGGGCTCAGACCGAACGGGAAGGGCACGCTCACTGGGTCCTGCATGtctcctgcaggctgcagcttcatcgctcccgccgccgctgccaacAACGTCATCTGCGACACGGCGACAGCAGCCGCTACGACCGAAGCTGCAAGCACTAGCGGCTGTTGCCAGCAGGGCACGACCACTGTGAACTCGAGCTCACCCATGGCGGGTTGGTGGTggcctgctctgctctgcttggCTCGGGTGGCAACTGGCAAATGACTGTGCCTCTGCCTGCCGCCAAGCCAACAACATACATTATTAATGTGTGCTGGCCCTGGCCGGGCTAGCTAGCTGGCGGTGCATATTCTTAGGATCGGAGTAGTTTTGAAGTGACGGACAAACCCATGCATCAAGCAATGCAATTACGGGGAAACGCTTCATTGATGCCACCGTCATCAATTACGGTGTATTACGCGCGctcagacacacacacacaagcaCCTGAAAACACACCGAAACAACGGCACACAAAGACACACACAAACAAACCAAAGCTACAAAACACATGTAAAAACCagtgaaaaacaaaaaaaacaaaaatatttaaCAGAAACTACAAAAGTAACtttgaaaaaataaaaaccagtgaaaaacaaaaaaaaagttcaaaacaaacaacaaaagaaaCTTTGAAAAAAAACAGTGAAAAACAAAAAAAGCACAAAAAACTACTACGGATAGAACAAGTATGGAAAATGTATGAATAATTCAATCTTGTGTTTTTAGGTTTTTTTAAATGATCTTGTGTTTTTAGGTTATGGAACAATTTTTTGTGTCCACTTATTAAATGTACGTGTCCAGAGCTACAATATACAAGTTGTATGACAACAAGGGCATCAGGCTCAAAAAAAACAAGGGCATAAGGAAACAacgcactactacagaaaacttATCACTGATTACCTTAAACATCTTATCACGTACCGCCGATTTCATCTCTCGGTGGTAAAAGTAGGCAGTGATGAGGAGGATTATAGCTGCCGGTTCAAACGGCTTGTTATAGGAACTGACAGTAATAATTAGAGTTTTTAGTGAGATACCAGCACAACATTCATCTAGTGCAGTGGTAAAGACGTTTTGTTGCTCGATCTAGATCCAGGATCGACCCCGACGACGTAGGACACTTTCTTGAAAATTAAACTGCCACGGGACCCATAAAAGTGGCTACCACGCAAGCTGTCAGGTCTCACAGATACACGATGGTGTTTAATAAATGTCACCAAAAAATTGTGTGTTCTATTCAATGTAACATACTGGCTTCAGTTTTGGATGATCGCAAACATCGGATGATTGAAGGCGTGTTAGAACCCTGTGCCACGGGGTTCTTCGCATCTATTGgatggtttttctttttcttttttttttttgtttacaaCAATGATGTAGAACTGCTGTAAGCGTTTAAAGTGGACCATTTGTTTAACTTTAGGCTGCTGCCTCTTTTCATAAGAGAACTGAAGCCAGAATTTTTCTATTATCCTAACAAAAGTGTGGTTACAGATTATGTATGGAATGGAGAGCTAGCATAGTCGTAGGCTCGGAGCAAGCACGTTGTTGACAGGCCAATTTGGGTCTGGTGGGCTGCGTTTTGCGATTTTTAGCAATTATTATGAGTAGGTGGGCCGACACTTATCAACAGGTTGGATACGGCCCAACAAGCAGTACCCCCGACCCCACACCCCGAGCTTATCCCCCTCCCGACTCGGCGACTCCTTCCGACGACGACGAAGCAGCGGGAGGAGCATAAGCGCCGCAGATCCCGAGCCTCCGACCCTCCTCCTCCCCTCATCCTCCGCCTCGTGCCACAGATCCCGACGCCCGCCGCCAGCAAGCCATGGCCCGCTCCTCCTCGCAGTCGCAGTCCtccgtcggcggcggcgccggcgcgggcgcgcgcCCGGCCACCGTCGGCCCGCGCGGCACGGCCGCGGCGGCCGCCGGgatgcgccgccgccgcgccacctCGTCCGCCGGGGGAGGCGGCTTCTCCGGGGGCGGCGGGAGCAACATGCTCCGCTTCTACACCGACGAGGCGCCGGGGCTCCGCCTCTCGCCCACCATGGTGCTCGTCATGTCGCTCTGCTTCATAGGCTTCGTCACCGCCCTCCACATCTTCGGCAAGCTCTACCGCTCCCGCACGGCCGCGGCCTCCGCGTGATCCGATCCCACCGCTCTTGTGGATCCACACATCGGATCAGATCACAGTACCAGATCAGACGGTTTTTGGGTGGTGAATTATGTATGGCGAGATGCCCAGCTTGTTGTGTTGCCTAGCTTTTGCTTGATCCTTACTTTCTCGAGTTAGATCTCAGCTAGATCTGCAGATGAATGAGTGAAAAACCCTATAGGTCAACTTAATGGTGCCCTTTCTGTTATTTTGTTCTAATTCTGCTTATGAGAATTATTACTGGAATAATTATGCCTAGTTTCTTCTAATTCTGCTTGTGAGATCACTAGCTACATGTGCATCTGCCTAACTTAGATGTGGTCCGGTGTCTGTTGCTCCATTAAATACTTTCTGCACTACCCAGTGTTTGATTATTACCTAACTAGAGAGTTTGATTGTTTGTCTGCCTGTTCTGGTAAGTTGGTCACAGAAATCTTGCTTCACCTATCACCTTACCTGCTAGCCTGCAACCACCATACTTCTACATCatcctaaaaaaaaaaaaagggcgtacccagtgcagagagctcccgctctgtgcggggtctggggaagggtgttagtggcaagccttaccctcgcctgtgcaatgcgaggagaccgcgactcgaacccgggaccttccggtcacaggcggtaagactctaccgcttgcaccaggcccgcccttccttCTACATCATCCTGTGCTCCTATAATTTGTTAGTGTTTTTTCAGCAAGCTTTTGTTCTGAAATTATAGCTTGGTTTTCGGCTGTTGTCTATGACTTGTAACTTGCTTGCTGGTATTAGGGAGAATATATGAAGATGTTGCTTTGAGTGATTCCCTGACAAGGAACCTAGGTTATCTTAGATTTGTACAGGTCAGGGGCGGAGCCTAGTGGTTGCCAAACTGGGCTCCCGCCCCCCTTGCCATGTGTGAAGTAACAATGAATCTGCATGTCACCATTCATGCAAGGATTTCATGCACAgttttctctctctttccatATTAGTTGCCTATTCTTTAGTTTTAGCAATTGTGAAGTTTTTTTAATACACTTTGATTATGCTTTCATGTGAATtgcgcacccccccccccccccccccccccccaattctACTTCACCCTCCACCACTGGTTCAAGTAGTTATATTCGACATGATGTTAGTGTGGGCGGGATTCTATTCAGAGTCTATTTGGAAATTTAGTTCTGAGATCCAAATCAATCCAGTTATATTCATCATGAGGTTATTCCAACATGGTGTTGGTTGATTTGTAAACCTAAAAGTTAGAATTATCAGGCATCTGACAGCTCCAGGTGTTCCTTATTGCATTAGACATGAACTGATTGCTGCTATGAGTTGATCGAGTGTTTTTGGTGAAGGTTTAAGCATATTGGGCAAGGGTATGGACCATCACTTATGTTTGGTCAAGTGTTCACACTGTTTTTCATGATAACAGTACTACCATAGCTAATATTTGCATCATCAAATGGCTTCACTGTTGATTTCGTAACAACAGTTTTAAAGTTTATACTTAACGCTACAAGTATTATTGATGGTGTGTCTCACATTGTGGGGAGCCCTTTTAGTATCAACCTTTGACAGAACAAATGATGAATGGATAATGATCCATTTTGTTTACACGTGATCTGAAATGCTGATTATTTCACATCTTGCTGTCCTTGTTAGAGGTGTTATATGTTTCACCCATGGTATTGAGTAAAGCTGTGATGTTGAACAATAGTGGCTCTTAGCTATTAGTCCAAAGCCTGACGTGTGAAGTGGTGAGTGAAGTCTGTTGATGGTGCTGTTTATCAGTAAAAATAAACCTCAAGGTAGTTCCTGCCTAGTTGCCTGGTTATTGTGAAGAAAAAGGAGGTAATCAAAATTGTGTGTTCTGGAGATGTTTGATGATTAACAGGCCACTGGTATGGTCGCTTGAGCTTAGTCATATATTCGTATTCTTTCCATCTGGTATGACAAGTCAAATATGTTATAATGATAATTTTGTCCTCTGAGGTACTGTGATCTGGTAGTATACAAATACAAATAACATTTTAAACTCTTCCCTCTTCTGGTTATCTGGTAGATGGATATAACATTTTTAACTCTCGTGGATTGGCATTGGGTAGCATCAGTGTTGAAACTATAGTGTTTGTGTTTTGACTGATAAAGCAGATGGAAATTGAGAGGAAATGGTGTGTTTCTGCGTAAATAATTATTAATTATATAGATTAGTGTGAATCTGGAACATGACAGATCGGGCAGATGGTTTGAAGTTGTTTGAAGATTGATTTTACAGGATAGGGTAGGGTCATTTTCTGGCTTCAGTCTCCTGATCCTGTATGGACCAAACAAACATGGATGGATATACACAAACACATGTTTGTTTAGGTTGCATTACTATCTGACTCGGACATACACGCCCGTTTCTTTCAGTATTTTGTTGGCTGGCCAGAACAGCTGCAcacacggcggtggcggcgggccgGCGGCATTGTCGTGGCTGCCGCTGGCCACGCGGCAGAAGGTCTCCGGCGCCGGGCGCAGGCCGCGCAGCGAAGAGATGAGACCAATGCCAGCCTGGCTGGACCTGTGGTGATTGTCGCCGGCAGCGGGACATGACGGCTGTTGTTTGACGAGTAAATGCAATGGCTTGACGCAGACGGAGCGGTCGTCGTGTCATCAACGGCACGGGCTGATGCAAAGTGGGCCACCCAGAGTCCACGCCGCGGAAACGAATGCAACGCAAAGCGGACGGCCCACCGTGTGACAGGAGGGCCGAAGAAGAGCTGAAGGCCGGATTGGCCCACCTATATAAGTTCCCTCCCGCGCGTGGGATATTCACATTCACTGTCGCCGTTGGGAAATGGCATTGAACGGacctatcaaaaaaaaaaaaaagcgatCAACTCTTGAGACTACAGTGCGTCGATGGCTGGGAGCCTACTCGAGGAACTGGATAGTTTGGAGTCTGCCAATTTTAATTCGTTTGTTTGTTAGCGGTTTCTAGAGATTGTAACAAGGTTGCTCACGAGTTAGCAATCCTTGCAGTGGCAGAACAAGTGATTTTGATTAAGAGAGGCCAGACAAATATGATCGCATTTTTTAGTGTAAtaaacactactacaggaattttaaccgaggcgggcatttttgcttaaccgaggcgggcaagccAACCGTCTCGGcacaaaggtcacggttaattgTGGCCTTAACTGAGATGGTtggccaaccgcctcggttaatagattaaccgtCGCGGGCATCATAAGCTAAATGCCTACCGAGATGGTTGTCGTAACGCGCCCGCCTCGCTTAATattttaaccgaggcggttgaatAAAGACGTCCGCCTCGGTTAAGATTTTAACCGAGGCGATTTTTATTACTTGGCCGCCTCGGTTCATGATTTCCATATTTAAAAAATGCTTTTTCAAATTGGAATTTAAAATTTCGCTAATGAAAACACAGATAAAGCAGAAAATAGATGACAAACATATATTACATTCATTCTCGATCGACGAACCGACATTAAGTTATTACATTAGTGATGCCTTCATCATTGTTTTACAAacacaaatcattcatacattagCAACTAAGGTCATTCATACATATCATTTTTTACCGGAAAAGAGGTCCGGCAGAATGTAATCCGAGATTCGTAACTTGgtgctccagtttctgattctcTCGAACTTCGGATCCCGCGCTAACTCACTTTTTTGGTTGAAGAACGTATTCTCTTCATGCGCGCTCTCtgtgacaaacttacatatgtctgcTACTGTTTGTCTGAAGTCTTGGTCGACCGTCTTCCTTCGCCACCATCCTTGTGCTTTCTTGAGCTGCTGCCAGCTGCTGCTTGTAGGacacgtggacgcctaagaggggggtgaattaggcaacttaaaattctaactccaaactatggcctctttttctacctctagcaaaacctatgtaaaagataatctatctagatgtgcaactacggttttgctagtgtgttgctatctctaccgcaaatgataataaaatgatcaatgtaaatgcggaagcttaaagagcaaggtagagatatgcaaactcccgtcgacgactccggtatttttaccgaggtatcgagaagcgtgcaagctttcccctagtcctcgttggagcccctcgcaaggaatccctcgcaagggccaagctcccggttgggtaactccgtggatagcctcgggccttccccatgcgcaagtggatctccgatgtgccttccggcaagcctctcccggatgctcctcgccgtcttcactatcaagctttcggccaaaacgccacgggccttgttccctttggtacacggtggtggccgcaccacaaacgcggttggtgcgatctcgcaagacttcaagcccctccgatgtacaactcttgtgctcgcaagcacggggtggcaagaggtatgcaaacctcactaaacacta harbors:
- the LOC136518069 gene encoding protein transport protein Sec61 subunit beta-like, whose translation is MARSSSQSQSSVGGGAGAGARPATVGPRGTAAAAAGMRRRRATSSAGGGGFSGGGGSNMLRFYTDEAPGLRLSPTMVLVMSLCFIGFVTALHIFGKLYRSRTAAASA